In Paenibacillus sonchi, the genomic stretch TTTGCGGCTGCGCAAAAGCATCAGGTCCGGCAAGTGATGCAGCGGGCATACCATGGCCGCTGCAGATTCATTTGCGAAGCGCAAAGAGTATGATATAGTTTTTCGTAAGAAATCGAGGTGAACGTATTGTTTGAAAGGTTAGTGCCCAAACTCCGGGTGAACACGGTATTCGATATTGCTCTTGAGGAGCTGTACGCTCTGGGCTACCGTGGCATCATTACGGATCTGGATAATACGCTGGTTGGCGCCAAAGCGCCTCTGGCGACCCCCGAGCTGCTGTTATGGTTCGCAAAGGTGAAGGAGCTTGGCTTCAAGCTCATTATTGTGTCGAACAATAACATGGACCGGGTGTCACGCTTTGCCACGCCGCTTAATATTGAGTTCGTGCATCAGGCCCGCAAGCCCAGCAATACTCC encodes the following:
- a CDS encoding YqeG family HAD IIIA-type phosphatase — encoded protein: MFERLVPKLRVNTVFDIALEELYALGYRGIITDLDNTLVGAKAPLATPELLLWFAKVKELGFKLIIVSNNNMDRVSRFATPLNIEFVHQARKPSNTPFLKAMKQMGLTPEQTIVVGDQMLTDVYGGNRLGLYTVLVLPISVKDEGIGTRINRRVERIATTRLRKQGLWHEEDKPE